One window of the Fusobacterium sp. SYSU M8D902 genome contains the following:
- a CDS encoding tripartite tricarboxylate transporter TctB family protein, with amino-acid sequence MLEKIFSVILCIISAIIIYSANNFDMSYIGDSGLGPDFFPKIVGFILIILSIFLFFSKDKTIQENKNIKYTLATIFIFAIYIFIIGKLGYLISTVLFSFSIMSLFKKNSILLKIIYSILFPLGLYLLFTYIFKVSLPTGIFI; translated from the coding sequence TTGTTAGAGAAAATTTTTTCTGTAATTTTATGTATAATAAGTGCTATAATTATATATTCAGCAAATAATTTTGATATGAGTTATATTGGTGATAGTGGACTAGGACCAGACTTTTTTCCAAAAATTGTAGGATTTATATTAATTATTTTAAGTATATTTTTATTTTTTTCTAAAGATAAAACGATTCAAGAAAATAAAAATATAAAATATACTTTAGCTACTATATTTATTTTTGCGATATATATTTTTATTATTGGAAAATTAGGATATTTAATATCTACAGTATTATTTTCTTTTAGTATTATGTCACTTTTCAAAAAAAATTCAATTTTATTAAAAATAATATATTCGATATTATTTCCATTAGGATTATATCTTTTATTTACATATATATTTAAAGTATCATTACCAACAGGAATATTTATTTAG
- a CDS encoding tripartite tricarboxylate transporter substrate binding protein — MKKFLCMILMFILSIFSFAKGYPNKNINLVVPFAAGGGTDAVARKLGSLLEKELGQPVIIVNRTGGAGAVGMTYGSTSKKDGYTITMITREIVSLPLMKLSPITYKNFDLVSLVNMDPTVVLVGKDSKYQSFDELIKDAKERPEKVKFASTAKPNFYALAIENKIGVKFNHIPYNGAGEVVPALLGNHADFALMGPGEAIGQIKSGQFRALGLMANERIESLAEVPTLNELGYDVVSGTWRGIAVPKGTNPEIIDTLNKAIKNVTSSDDFIDFMEKANFGVKYLGPEEFGNFIEEDTMVIKEIIDNLK; from the coding sequence ATGAAAAAGTTTTTATGTATGATTTTAATGTTTATTCTAAGTATTTTTAGTTTTGCAAAAGGTTATCCTAATAAAAATATAAATCTTGTTGTTCCTTTTGCTGCTGGTGGTGGAACAGATGCTGTAGCAAGAAAATTAGGAAGTTTATTAGAGAAAGAATTGGGACAACCAGTTATTATTGTTAATAGAACTGGTGGAGCTGGTGCTGTAGGAATGACTTATGGATCAACATCAAAAAAAGATGGATATACTATTACAATGATAACAAGAGAAATAGTTTCATTACCTTTGATGAAATTATCACCAATAACTTATAAAAATTTTGATTTAGTTTCTTTAGTTAATATGGATCCAACTGTTGTTTTAGTAGGAAAAGATTCTAAATATCAATCTTTTGATGAATTAATAAAAGATGCTAAAGAAAGACCTGAAAAAGTAAAATTTGCGAGTACAGCAAAACCAAATTTTTATGCTTTAGCTATTGAAAATAAAATTGGAGTTAAATTCAATCATATTCCATATAATGGTGCAGGAGAAGTAGTTCCAGCTTTATTAGGAAATCATGCTGATTTCGCTTTAATGGGACCTGGAGAAGCTATTGGTCAAATAAAATCAGGACAATTTAGAGCATTAGGTTTAATGGCTAATGAAAGAATAGAAAGCTTAGCAGAGGTTCCTACACTAAATGAATTAGGATATGATGTTGTTTCAGGAACTTGGAGAGGAATAGCTGTTCCTAAAGGAACTAATCCTGAAATAATAGATACTTTAAATAAAGCAATAAAAAATGTAACTTCATCTGATGATTTCATAGACTTTATGGAAAAGGCTAATTTTGGAGTAAAATATTTAGGCCCTGAAGAATTTGGTAATTTCATAGAAGAAGATACTATGGTTATTAAAGAGATTATTGATAATTTAAAATAA
- the galE gene encoding UDP-glucose 4-epimerase GalE, producing MSVLVCGGAGYIGSHVTRALIDSGEEVVVLDNLLTGHVDAVHEKAKLVLGDLRDEEFLDRVFKENKIEGVIDFAAFSLVGESMTEPLKYFENNFYGTLCLLKAMRKHGVKHIVFSSTAATYGEPENIPILETDKTFPTNPYGESKLAVEKMMKWCDLAYGIKFTALRYFNVAGAHPSGEIGEDHNPESHLIPIILQVALGKRESIGIYGDDYPTPDGTCIRDYIHVMDLADAHILALKRLYKGEESAIFNLGNGEGFSVKEVIEVTRKVTGHPIPAVVSPRRAGDPAKLVATSEKAMRELNWKPKYNTLDKIIETAWNWHKTHPNGYED from the coding sequence ATGTCAGTTTTAGTATGTGGTGGTGCTGGTTATATTGGAAGTCATGTAACTAGAGCCCTTATAGATAGTGGAGAGGAAGTTGTTGTTTTAGATAATCTTTTAACTGGACACGTAGATGCAGTACATGAAAAAGCAAAGCTTGTTCTTGGTGATTTAAGAGATGAAGAGTTTTTAGATAGAGTGTTCAAAGAAAATAAGATAGAGGGAGTTATAGACTTTGCTGCTTTCTCTCTAGTTGGTGAAAGTATGACTGAACCATTAAAATATTTTGAAAATAACTTTTATGGAACTCTTTGCTTATTAAAAGCTATGAGAAAACATGGAGTTAAACATATTGTTTTCTCTTCAACAGCTGCAACTTATGGAGAGCCTGAAAATATCCCTATATTAGAAACAGATAAGACTTTCCCTACTAATCCTTATGGAGAGAGTAAGTTAGCAGTTGAAAAAATGATGAAATGGTGTGATCTAGCTTATGGTATAAAATTTACTGCATTGAGATACTTCAATGTTGCAGGGGCACATCCAAGTGGAGAGATCGGAGAGGATCACAATCCTGAAAGTCACCTTATTCCTATAATTTTACAAGTTGCTCTAGGAAAGAGAGAGAGTATAGGAATATATGGAGATGACTATCCTACTCCTGATGGAACTTGCATAAGAGATTATATTCATGTTATGGATCTTGCTGATGCACATATCCTTGCTTTAAAAAGACTTTATAAAGGAGAGGAGAGTGCTATATTCAATTTAGGTAATGGAGAGGGATTCTCTGTTAAAGAGGTAATAGAAGTTACTAGAAAGGTAACAGGTCACCCTATTCCTGCTGTTGTATCTCCTAGAAGAGCTGGGGATCCTGCTAAGCTTGTAGCTACTTCTGAAAAAGCAATGAGAGAGTTAAATTGGAAACCTAAGTATAATACTCTTGATAAAATTATAGAAACTGCTTGGAATTGGCATAAAACTCATCCTAATGGATATGAGGACTAA